A single Neoarius graeffei isolate fNeoGra1 chromosome 23, fNeoGra1.pri, whole genome shotgun sequence DNA region contains:
- the eaf1 gene encoding ELL-associated factor 1, producing MNGSCNAVLDKEEHVLKLGESFEKRAKSSFHTIRYDFKPASIDTSCEGELQVGKGDEVTITLPHIPGSTPPMTVFKGNKRPYHKDCVLIINHDTGEFVLEKLSSSIQVKKTRAEGSSKIQARIEQQSVRASQPASQFRTPTKPSGGVKTSPSKDNPSPEPQLDDIKRELRAEVEIIEQMSSSGSSSSSDSGSCSGSGDDDSSSSDGEHESANVHLSPSREPLSNGTDKSQGNNQLMNTLRNDLQLSESGSDSDDD from the exons ATGAACGGAAGCTGCAATGCGGTGCTGGATAAGGAGGAGCATGTGTTAAAGCTGGGAGAAAGCTTCGAGAAGAGAGCCAAGTCCTCTTTCCACACCATCAGAT ATGATTTTAAGCCGGCGTCTATTGACACATCATGTGAAGGAGAGCTGCAGGTGGGAAAAGGAGATGAGGTCACCATTACACTCCCACACATACCg GGTTCAACGCCTCCCATGACGGTCTTCAAAGGCAACAAACGGCCATATCACAAAGACTGCGTCCTGATCATCAACCACGACACCGGCGAGTTTGTGCTGGAAAAGCTGAGCAGCAGCATTCAGGTCAAGAAGACCAG AGCTGAGGGCAGCAGTAAGATCCAGGCTCGGATCGAGCAGCAGTCAGTGAGAGCCAGTCAGCCTGCGTCTCAGTTCCGAACTCCTACTAAACCCAGCGGCGGCGTGAAGACGTCCCCGAGTAAAGACAACCCGTCTCCTGAACCCCAGCTCGACGACATCAAGAGAG AGCTGCGGGCGGAGGTGGAGATCATtgagcagatgagcagcagtggcaGCAGCAGCTCCTCAGACTCGGGCAGCTGTTCGGGCAGCGGAGACGACGACAGCTCCAGCAGTGACGGGGAACACGAGAGTGCAAACGTCCACCTGTCCCCCAGCCGAGAGCCTCTGAGCAACGGCACGGACAAATCCCAGGGCAACAACCAGCTAATGAACACGCTGA GAAACGATCTGCAGCTGAGCGAATCGGGCAGCGACAGCGACGACGATTGA
- the pmvk gene encoding phosphomevalonate kinase: MTASEPKLILLFSGKRKSGKDYVTDLIQKRLSPKLCCILRLSAPLKEQYAKEHRLDYEQLLGPGQYKEQHRAKMISWGENKRNRDPGFFCRKVVCGATQPVWIVSDCRRMSDLQWFWDEYPQRCASVRVEASEQTRAERGWRFTAGVDDAESECGLDQGVDFDWTIKNDGDITLLDRQLEGLVTLARERTQEHQCTQDIKSKGQ; this comes from the exons ATGACAGCTTCAGAACCAAAACTTATTTTGTTATTCAGCGGAAAACGGAAGTCTGGAAAGGACTACGTTACAGATTTAATacaaaaaag GTTGAGTCCAAAGTTGTGCTGCATTCTCCGGCTTTCTGCTCCACTTAAAGAGCAATATGCAAAG GAGCACAGGCTGGACTATGAGCAACTGCTGGGGCCGGGGCAATATAAAGAGCAGCACCGGGCTAAGATGATCAGCTGGGGGGAGAACAAGAGGAACCGGGACCCGGGCTTCTTCTGCCGCAAGGTGGTGTGTGGAGCCACTCAGCCTGTATGG ATCGTGAGTGACTGCAGGCGCATGTCAGATTTGCAGTGGTTCTGGGATGAATATCCACAGCGGTGTGCGAGTGTCCGAGTCGAGGCCTCAGAGCAAACCAGGGCTGAGAGGGGATGGAGATTCACTGCAG GAGTAGACGATGCAGAGTCTGAATGCGGTCTGGATCAAGGAGTGGACTTTGACTGGACCATAAAGAACGACGGAGACATCACTCTTCTCGACAGACAGCTTGAGGGACTTGTCACACTAGCTCGGGAGAGGACACAGGAGCACCAGTGCACACAAGATATAAAGTCAAAAGGACAATGA